In Candidatus Saccharibacteria bacterium oral taxon 488, one DNA window encodes the following:
- the pheT gene encoding phenylalanine--tRNA ligase subunit beta, translating to MKVSLNIIKQLINFELPPVDELVSRVNQQLGGVEEVIGLNAKYGGARIVRVVECVKHPDADRLSVTKIDDGGVVADVPRDESGLVQVVCGAPNVHADMWAIWLPPKSTVPASFDDDEPFVLDARPLRGVLSQGMLAAADELAIGTDHEGIVEIYEHDVPVGVELTAGASFAETFGLDDYVLDIENKMFTHRPDCFGQLGVAREIAGIFHQQFTSPEWYNVIQEFAGGDGLELEIFNEATEVVPVFSAVAIKNIEVQPSPLWLQCQLVVMGGKPINNIVDATNYMMLMTAQPTHAYDYDKLRGSTLGARMARDGEKVSLLNGKEYELTTDDIVIADGEGVIGLAGIMGGTDTEVSDGTKNIVLECANFDMYALRRTAMRHGIFTDALTRFNKGQSPAQTDPVLKRLMGMTGGEQASPVLFKNHQSLRSVLADSMHWCGGLLVPSGFVEERLGVNFTDGEMNTLLGNVEFFVDEGREYGEDGMMVYSPFWRTDIELPEDIVEEVGRLYGFDKLPRQLPHRSIKPAPKNLRRELKNAVRRSLSRAGANEVLTYSFVHECILKNAEQDVAQAYKLSNALSPDLQYYRLTVLPSLLDKVHANIKAGHDEFALFEMGKGHSKMHGLGEDGLPEASQFTDIVYAAKKPGAGAPFYKIRRLVEQLARDLGAELVFKPIEQELTLPVAAPFDRSRSALIETTDGTFIGLVGELKQSVIKNFKLPTYVAAASLDTAGLEAVYAKRDSHYRPLSRYPSTTRDISLKVPFAVRYQQLLQTLDEAIRTTDMNVRIEPLTIYQSEHDAAQKTMTWRLTFTSHERTLTDKDIAPVMQQIEQAAKDAWGAEVV from the coding sequence ATGAAAGTCAGCCTAAACATTATCAAACAATTGATTAATTTTGAATTGCCGCCGGTAGATGAGTTGGTGTCGCGGGTCAATCAGCAGCTTGGTGGCGTCGAAGAAGTGATCGGCCTCAACGCTAAATATGGCGGCGCACGAATCGTCCGGGTGGTTGAATGCGTCAAGCATCCTGATGCTGACCGGCTGAGTGTGACCAAGATTGATGATGGCGGTGTGGTAGCGGATGTGCCGCGCGATGAGAGCGGTCTGGTACAAGTGGTCTGCGGCGCGCCAAATGTGCATGCGGATATGTGGGCGATTTGGCTGCCGCCAAAAAGCACGGTGCCGGCAAGCTTTGACGACGACGAGCCGTTTGTGCTAGATGCGCGGCCACTGCGCGGCGTGCTGAGTCAGGGTATGTTGGCGGCGGCCGACGAGCTGGCGATTGGTACGGATCACGAGGGAATTGTTGAGATTTATGAACACGACGTGCCGGTGGGCGTTGAACTTACGGCAGGTGCGAGTTTCGCGGAAACGTTTGGTTTGGACGACTACGTGCTGGACATTGAGAATAAGATGTTTACTCACCGGCCGGATTGCTTTGGGCAGCTCGGCGTGGCACGCGAGATTGCCGGGATTTTTCACCAGCAGTTTACCAGCCCCGAGTGGTACAATGTGATTCAAGAATTTGCTGGCGGCGACGGTCTTGAGCTCGAGATCTTCAATGAGGCGACTGAAGTAGTGCCGGTGTTTTCAGCGGTAGCCATCAAAAATATTGAGGTGCAGCCAAGTCCGCTGTGGCTGCAATGTCAGCTGGTGGTGATGGGCGGCAAGCCGATTAATAACATTGTCGATGCCACGAATTACATGATGCTCATGACGGCACAGCCAACGCATGCCTATGATTATGACAAATTACGTGGGTCTACACTCGGGGCGCGGATGGCTCGTGATGGCGAGAAAGTCAGTCTGCTCAATGGCAAGGAATATGAGCTGACGACGGACGACATTGTCATTGCTGATGGCGAGGGCGTGATTGGTCTGGCGGGAATTATGGGCGGCACCGACACTGAGGTTTCGGATGGCACGAAAAACATCGTTTTGGAGTGCGCCAATTTTGATATGTATGCGCTGCGCCGCACGGCCATGCGCCACGGCATTTTTACCGATGCGTTGACGCGGTTTAATAAGGGTCAGTCACCGGCACAAACCGACCCGGTACTCAAGCGACTCATGGGTATGACTGGCGGTGAACAAGCTAGTCCCGTGCTGTTTAAGAATCATCAGTCTCTGCGGTCTGTGTTGGCTGATAGTATGCATTGGTGCGGTGGCCTGTTGGTGCCGAGTGGATTTGTTGAAGAGCGGCTCGGCGTAAATTTTACCGATGGTGAAATGAACACGCTGCTAGGAAACGTTGAGTTTTTCGTTGATGAAGGGCGCGAGTATGGTGAGGACGGCATGATGGTCTACAGCCCGTTTTGGCGCACCGATATTGAGCTGCCTGAGGATATCGTCGAAGAAGTTGGCCGGCTGTATGGCTTTGATAAATTACCGCGTCAATTACCGCATCGCAGCATTAAACCCGCACCAAAAAATTTGCGTCGTGAATTGAAAAACGCCGTTCGCCGTAGTCTATCGCGTGCCGGTGCCAACGAAGTCTTGACCTACAGTTTCGTTCACGAATGCATCCTAAAAAATGCCGAGCAGGACGTTGCTCAGGCATACAAATTATCAAACGCCCTCAGCCCTGATTTGCAATATTACCGCTTGACGGTGCTTCCGAGTTTGCTGGACAAGGTCCACGCCAATATCAAGGCCGGGCATGATGAATTTGCTTTGTTTGAAATGGGTAAGGGCCACAGCAAAATGCATGGCCTAGGCGAAGATGGTTTGCCAGAGGCCAGTCAGTTTACGGACATCGTCTATGCTGCCAAAAAGCCGGGAGCGGGTGCGCCGTTTTACAAAATTCGTCGCTTGGTTGAGCAGTTGGCGCGTGACCTTGGCGCTGAGTTGGTATTCAAGCCAATTGAACAAGAACTTACGCTTCCAGTCGCGGCACCGTTTGACCGGTCGCGCAGCGCGCTGATTGAGACAACTGACGGAACGTTCATCGGTCTGGTTGGCGAATTGAAACAATCAGTCATCAAGAACTTCAAATTACCAACGTACGTGGCGGCGGCGAGCTTGGACACTGCTGGCTTGGAGGCTGTCTACGCCAAGCGTGACAGTCATTATCGGCCACTCAGTCGCTATCCATCAACGACGCGCGATATCTCGCTCAAAGTACCATTCG
- a CDS encoding HIT domain-containing protein — MNHTIFDDIVSGTVKSWKVWEDGQFLAFLTPFPNTPGVTVVIPKHNPGDYIFAIDETLYLEFMRAVRQVARLLERAFDTPRVALVFEGTGVAHVHAKLYPLHGDLAGRTDVWAENAEFHESYRGWLTTTEGPKMDEAELDRIQAQIIAAQG; from the coding sequence ATGAACCATACAATTTTCGACGACATTGTATCAGGCACCGTAAAATCATGGAAGGTTTGGGAGGACGGGCAGTTTTTGGCGTTTCTCACGCCGTTTCCAAATACCCCGGGGGTGACAGTGGTCATTCCAAAGCATAATCCGGGCGATTATATTTTTGCAATTGACGAGACGTTATACCTCGAGTTTATGCGAGCAGTGCGCCAGGTGGCGCGGCTGCTGGAGCGCGCGTTTGATACACCGCGGGTAGCGCTGGTATTCGAGGGGACGGGCGTGGCGCATGTGCACGCCAAGCTGTATCCGCTACATGGTGACTTGGCAGGGCGGACTGATGTCTGGGCAGAGAACGCAGAGTTTCACGAGAGCTATCGTGGTTGGCTGACGACGACCGAGGGGCCAAAGATGGATGAGGCCGAACTAGACCGGATTCAGGCGCAGATCATTGCTGCTCAAGGGTAA
- the cyaB gene encoding class IV adenylate cyclase: protein MTTKLLEIERKRQLTGDAEELLKRLQDLGFELQSNLHEIDTYYSRPDVDFMQTVECLRIRQRDGFAEVTYKPATTAATHTKNDVIIKPETNLPIQPGNAAIAKQLLANLGMVQLVEVNKYRRSFRSPDFPQATVAIDEIKDAGTFVEVEVLSDDETSALAMISEIEVKLGLDSAEVVTRPYRDICMG, encoded by the coding sequence ATGACAACCAAACTTCTAGAAATAGAACGCAAACGTCAATTAACTGGTGACGCAGAAGAATTACTCAAGCGATTGCAAGACCTCGGTTTTGAACTACAGAGTAATCTCCACGAAATTGATACGTATTATTCTCGTCCTGATGTCGATTTCATGCAGACGGTTGAATGTTTGCGGATTCGCCAGCGCGATGGTTTTGCCGAGGTGACATATAAGCCTGCGACGACCGCTGCAACACATACGAAAAACGATGTGATCATTAAGCCCGAGACAAACCTACCAATTCAGCCCGGGAACGCGGCAATCGCCAAGCAGCTACTAGCAAATCTCGGTATGGTGCAGCTCGTTGAAGTTAATAAATACCGGCGATCATTCCGATCCCCAGACTTTCCGCAGGCAACGGTGGCTATAGACGAAATCAAAGACGCTGGGACGTTCGTAGAAGTTGAAGTTTTGTCAGATGATGAGACTAGTGCGCTGGCGATGATCAGCGAGATTGAGGTCAAACTCGGCCTTGACTCGGCAGAAGTTGTCACGCGGCCTTATCGGGACATTTGTATGGGATAA
- the pheS gene encoding phenylalanine--tRNA ligase subunit alpha: MEKLDEVRALLLSRVAEAAEPRSVLRSAELRELYGVIATLPSEERGPFGKKVNDLKQELERVIAAREAELSKVDLPPIDVTAPMDVNAPRPSLLPSERGTIHPLSAEIERISDIFNRMGFVTEESREIDDQFHMFESLNFPKGHPARDDYDTFMTEETDVNGDRLIAPAHTSTMQNRVLKKYHDNLASGEAIAAIVPDRVFRNEDLDARHEHTFYQVEGVYVAKGVNVGNLIATLQEFLQEYYGKQLDVRVNPFYFPFTEPSFEFALSCPFCEGKNPDCKVCSGEGWIELLGCGMIHPNVLKAANIDPNEYTGFAFGCGIDRLVMMKYGIEDVRHFESGRLDFLEQF, translated from the coding sequence ATGGAAAAATTGGATGAAGTTCGAGCACTATTATTATCGCGCGTAGCCGAGGCGGCTGAACCGCGCAGCGTGTTGCGGAGCGCGGAGCTGCGGGAACTATACGGCGTTATCGCGACGCTACCGAGTGAGGAGCGCGGGCCGTTTGGTAAAAAGGTTAATGACTTGAAGCAGGAATTGGAGCGGGTGATCGCGGCTCGTGAAGCTGAATTATCAAAGGTTGATCTGCCGCCAATTGACGTGACAGCGCCGATGGACGTCAATGCCCCGCGCCCTAGTTTGCTGCCAAGTGAGCGCGGCACGATTCACCCGCTGAGCGCCGAGATTGAGCGTATTTCTGACATTTTTAACCGCATGGGTTTTGTGACGGAAGAGTCGCGTGAGATCGACGATCAATTTCATATGTTTGAGAGCTTGAACTTCCCGAAGGGTCACCCGGCGCGTGATGATTATGACACCTTCATGACCGAAGAGACTGATGTTAATGGCGACCGTTTGATTGCCCCGGCGCACACCTCGACCATGCAAAACCGCGTGCTGAAGAAATATCATGACAATTTGGCGAGCGGCGAGGCGATAGCGGCTATTGTACCCGACCGGGTGTTTCGTAACGAAGATCTGGACGCGCGGCATGAGCACACGTTCTATCAAGTCGAGGGCGTGTATGTCGCTAAGGGGGTTAACGTTGGCAATCTCATTGCCACGCTGCAAGAGTTTTTGCAGGAATATTACGGCAAGCAATTGGATGTGCGCGTCAATCCATTTTATTTTCCGTTCACCGAACCGAGCTTTGAATTTGCGCTGAGCTGTCCGTTTTGCGAAGGCAAAAATCCGGACTGTAAAGTCTGTTCGGGCGAAGGCTGGATTGAGCTATTAGGCTGCGGCATGATTCACCCGAATGTGCTGAAAGCTGCTAACATCGATCCGAATGAATACACCGGCTTTGCCTTTGGCTGCGGCATCGACCGCTTGGTGATGATGAAATACGGCATCGAGGACGTGCGGCATTTTGAGAGCGGACGATTAGACTTTTTGGAGCAGTTTTAA
- the rmuC gene encoding DNA recombination protein RmuC: MEIIIIILLGIIVMGLGAMLFVLQSKLSELKNQSSVELIKTDVVELGRTIAKLNESVSDKLERSNTQVQTSVQKQLSESAKLVADVTQRLAKLDETNKRVVDVATDLKTLQNVLQNPKQRGVFGEFYLESVLDNVLPAKQFQMQYRFKDGEIVDAVIFLDKGQMLPVDSKFSLENYNRMINAETKAERELWLNKVKADLKGRIDETSKYIRPREHTMDFAFMFIPSESLYYDLLINNVGAGGSSRDLIEYAFRDKRVIIVSPTSFLAYLQTVLQGLRSLQIEEQAKDIQVRVGQLGVHIKKFDELMTKMGKSLSTTVGHYNNSYKELGKIDKDVVRITGGDHQTRPELIDRPAQED; the protein is encoded by the coding sequence ATGGAGATCATTATCATTATTCTCTTAGGTATTATCGTTATGGGGTTGGGTGCGATGCTATTTGTATTGCAGTCAAAGTTAAGTGAACTAAAAAATCAGTCATCGGTCGAGCTCATCAAAACTGACGTGGTGGAGCTGGGGCGAACCATCGCCAAGCTGAATGAATCGGTCAGCGATAAATTAGAGCGCAGCAACACTCAGGTACAAACCTCGGTCCAGAAGCAGCTGTCGGAAAGTGCCAAATTGGTGGCCGACGTAACGCAGCGGCTGGCCAAGCTAGACGAAACGAACAAACGGGTAGTCGACGTGGCGACTGACCTAAAAACTCTGCAGAACGTCTTGCAAAATCCTAAACAGCGCGGCGTGTTTGGCGAATTTTATCTGGAAAGCGTACTAGATAACGTGCTGCCAGCCAAGCAGTTCCAGATGCAATACCGTTTCAAGGATGGCGAGATTGTTGATGCAGTTATTTTTCTAGACAAGGGGCAGATGTTACCGGTGGACAGTAAATTTAGCTTGGAAAATTATAACCGCATGATCAACGCCGAGACTAAGGCTGAGCGCGAGCTGTGGCTGAACAAGGTGAAGGCTGATCTGAAGGGGCGCATCGACGAAACCAGTAAATATATCCGCCCGCGTGAGCATACTATGGACTTTGCCTTTATGTTCATCCCGAGTGAGTCGCTGTATTATGACTTACTCATTAACAATGTTGGTGCGGGCGGTTCGAGTCGTGATTTGATCGAATATGCCTTTCGTGACAAGCGCGTGATTATCGTCAGTCCGACCAGCTTTTTAGCGTATTTGCAGACGGTGCTGCAGGGCCTGAGGAGTTTACAAATTGAAGAGCAGGCCAAAGATATTCAGGTACGCGTCGGCCAGCTGGGCGTGCACATCAAAAAGTTTGATGAGCTGATGACCAAGATGGGCAAGAGCCTCAGTACGACTGTCGGGCATTATAATAATTCGTACAAAGAGCTGGGCAAGATTGATAAAGACGTGGTGCGGATTACTGGCGGCGACCACCAAACACGGCCAGAGTTAATCGACCGACCGGCGCAGGAAGACTAA
- a CDS encoding phosphatase PAP2 family protein produces the protein MDISWIVKIIADGLVIPVVLIGAYTLIRHVPRDRRYQVYARVLMAGLTAFVAAKIIGLLYQPSGLRPFELAGVSAGASFLDNPGFPSDHALFTMAITLAVWFGAKCRGWAVACLVMTLLVGIGRVVALVHTPLDVAGGLIIAWVGIFWYMPLRQASRAAK, from the coding sequence ATGGATATCTCATGGATCGTGAAAATTATTGCCGATGGACTGGTGATCCCGGTGGTGCTAATCGGGGCGTACACGCTCATCCGACATGTACCGCGAGACCGACGGTATCAAGTGTATGCACGGGTGCTGATGGCGGGACTGACGGCGTTTGTGGCGGCGAAGATTATTGGGTTACTATATCAGCCATCAGGCCTCCGTCCGTTTGAGCTAGCAGGCGTGAGCGCCGGCGCCTCGTTTTTGGATAATCCGGGTTTCCCGTCCGATCACGCCCTATTCACTATGGCCATCACGTTGGCGGTGTGGTTCGGCGCGAAGTGTCGAGGGTGGGCCGTAGCCTGTTTAGTGATGACGCTACTGGTTGGTATAGGGCGGGTGGTGGCATTGGTGCATACGCCGCTTGACGTGGCTGGTGGGCTCATCATCGCTTGGGTGGGCATATTCTGGTATATGCCATTGCGACAGGCGTCACGCGCTGCAAAATAG
- the trmD gene encoding tRNA (guanosine(37)-N1)-methyltransferase TrmD, translating to MMKGMRKFQVITLFPEMFSGVFENSMMWKAQKDGIVSLETVNLREFGLGPRRQVDDTPYGGGDGMLLMIEPLWRAVEFARSRDESAKVVLMSPRGRRWRQAMARTAADEGRGLIIICGRYEGVDERIMEFVDEQWSIGDFVLTGGELPAMTIIDSIVRLLPGVLGGETSAEIESFSDGETLEYPQYTRPEVFNDLRVPEVLLSGHHGKIAEWRKQQSQKATVD from the coding sequence ATAATGAAGGGTATGCGAAAATTTCAAGTCATTACCCTGTTTCCCGAAATGTTCTCTGGGGTGTTTGAAAATTCTATGATGTGGAAGGCGCAAAAAGATGGTATCGTTTCACTCGAGACGGTGAACTTGCGTGAATTTGGCCTGGGCCCGCGCCGCCAGGTGGATGATACGCCATATGGCGGTGGCGATGGCATGCTACTAATGATTGAGCCGTTGTGGCGGGCGGTGGAATTTGCCAGGTCGCGCGATGAGAGCGCGAAGGTTGTCCTGATGAGCCCGCGCGGTCGGCGCTGGCGGCAGGCGATGGCGCGCACGGCGGCGGATGAGGGCCGGGGGCTTATCATTATCTGCGGGCGCTACGAGGGCGTTGATGAGCGCATTATGGAATTCGTTGATGAGCAGTGGAGCATCGGTGATTTTGTGCTGACTGGTGGTGAACTGCCGGCAATGACCATCATTGACTCGATCGTGCGGCTGCTGCCAGGTGTGCTGGGCGGTGAAACGTCAGCGGAGATCGAGAGCTTCTCGGACGGCGAGACGCTCGAGTATCCGCAGTATACTCGGCCAGAGGTATTTAATGACTTGCGAGTACCGGAAGTCTTACTGAGCGGGCATCACGGCAAAATCGCCGAGTGGCGCAAACAGCAGTCGCAAAAAGCAACTGTTGATTAG
- a CDS encoding KH domain-containing protein — MSTIDQQFVEYVVKALVGHPEDVVVERLIDEKGVLLTLTVNPEDLGRVIGKRGGTAQSLRTLLRALGTKNDARYNLKIVNNDGFTSAKQATAAASDDDSVDNSTDETVENNSSYAENARKELAELDDLDI, encoded by the coding sequence ATGTCAACGATAGATCAGCAATTTGTAGAATACGTAGTAAAGGCGCTGGTTGGGCATCCAGAAGATGTCGTCGTCGAGCGTTTGATTGATGAAAAGGGAGTGTTGCTCACGCTGACGGTCAACCCAGAGGATCTCGGTCGGGTCATCGGCAAGCGTGGCGGTACGGCACAGAGCCTGCGGACGCTGCTTAGGGCATTGGGGACGAAAAATGATGCGCGCTATAACCTGAAAATTGTCAATAACGACGGCTTTACGAGTGCCAAGCAGGCTACGGCTGCCGCTTCAGACGATGATTCTGTGGACAACTCAACAGATGAAACTGTGGAAAATAACTCTTCTTATGCAGAAAATGCTCGAAAAGAGCTTGCAGAACTGGATGATCTTGATATATAA
- the mltG gene encoding endolytic transglycosylase MltG → MKKLKIKKRRLWLIIVSAIVAVAGVVLLGSVIWYKQMLRPVNAGARQKISIEIASGDTAQVIAKKLEDKKIIRSAFAMTIYLKLNNVTGTFNKGVYSFTQDQDVASVLKHLLGGKPDRRSVLFYPGATLRDKTSTPATQKTDVASALKRAGYNDEQITAAFAATYTGTVLKSKPATADLEGYIYGDTYFLPSDATAQQALQRAISELDRVVAENNLEKKFAARGLSLYQGLTLASIVQRESIGCPGKATCEDMRRIASVFYNRLKKDMPLGSDVTYHYAADKAGVARSHTLNSPYNTRIHKGLPPGPIASPGLAALNAVADPAQEDYLYFLSGDDNVTYFAKTEAEHKANITAHCAKKCQLP, encoded by the coding sequence ATGAAGAAATTGAAGATCAAAAAACGGCGGTTATGGCTCATTATCGTATCAGCAATTGTTGCGGTAGCGGGCGTGGTGCTGCTCGGCAGTGTCATTTGGTACAAGCAAATGCTTCGTCCGGTCAACGCCGGGGCGCGGCAAAAAATTAGTATCGAAATCGCCAGTGGCGACACGGCACAGGTTATCGCCAAAAAACTTGAAGATAAAAAAATTATTCGCAGCGCCTTTGCCATGACGATTTACCTCAAGTTAAATAACGTTACCGGCACCTTCAACAAGGGCGTGTACAGCTTTACGCAAGATCAAGATGTGGCGTCGGTGCTTAAGCATTTACTCGGTGGCAAACCGGATCGGCGTTCGGTACTATTTTATCCAGGGGCAACGCTGCGTGATAAGACCTCAACGCCCGCTACTCAAAAGACCGATGTTGCCAGCGCCCTCAAGCGGGCTGGCTACAATGATGAGCAAATTACGGCTGCTTTTGCTGCCACCTATACCGGTACGGTACTAAAAAGTAAGCCAGCGACCGCCGATCTCGAGGGCTATATTTATGGTGATACGTATTTTTTGCCGTCAGACGCCACCGCCCAGCAAGCCTTGCAGCGGGCCATCAGCGAGCTAGACCGGGTGGTGGCTGAGAATAATCTCGAGAAAAAATTTGCGGCGCGAGGGCTGTCGCTGTATCAGGGCTTGACGCTGGCTTCGATTGTTCAGCGCGAGTCAATTGGCTGCCCGGGTAAAGCGACCTGTGAGGACATGCGGCGGATTGCCAGCGTGTTCTATAACCGCCTGAAAAAGGATATGCCGCTCGGGTCAGACGTGACGTATCATTATGCCGCCGACAAGGCTGGCGTCGCTCGCTCGCACACGCTTAATTCACCGTACAACACGCGCATTCACAAGGGGCTGCCGCCTGGGCCAATTGCTTCGCCTGGTCTCGCGGCGCTGAATGCTGTGGCCGATCCAGCCCAGGAGGATTACCTTTATTTCTTGAGCGGCGATGACAACGTAACTTATTTTGCGAAGACCGAGGCTGAGCACAAGGCGAACATTACCGCCCACTGCGCAAAAAAGTGCCAATTGCCATAG
- the ruvX gene encoding Holliday junction resolvase RuvX: MKAKNFLALDVGEKRIGLAMADSQVRIAVPFGWVANDERVMEELAEIMLRHDISLVVVGYPRNQSGEPTQQTEFVVDFVRQLSQLDINAEIAYQDESLTSVQAEQRLAGKIKDKGDIDAEAASIILQDYLEVHG; the protein is encoded by the coding sequence ATGAAAGCTAAAAACTTCCTAGCGCTGGATGTGGGCGAGAAACGGATTGGTTTAGCTATGGCCGATTCACAGGTGCGGATTGCGGTACCGTTTGGCTGGGTGGCTAATGACGAGCGGGTCATGGAGGAGCTGGCAGAGATCATGTTGCGGCACGATATCTCGCTGGTGGTGGTCGGCTATCCGCGTAATCAGTCCGGTGAGCCAACGCAACAAACAGAGTTCGTGGTCGATTTTGTCAGACAGCTGAGCCAACTAGATATTAATGCCGAGATTGCTTATCAGGATGAGTCGCTAACCAGCGTTCAGGCCGAACAGCGCTTGGCTGGCAAGATCAAAGATAAAGGCGACATCGATGCTGAGGCGGCGAGTATCATACTACAAGATTATTTGGAGGTGCACGGATGA
- a CDS encoding alanine--tRNA ligase, producing MNAQEIRLKYLNFYRKQAHAVIKRAPLILTDDPTTLFTGAGMQPMIPYLLGEPHPEGKRIADSQTCLRAQDIDDIGDNRHTTFFEMLGNWSLGDYFKKEQINWMWTFLTEEIGLDPQRLYVTCFIGAPEYNIARDTEAAELWQQKFVEKGIEAGLADIGSEEQGAARGIHPGERIFFYDSSKNWWSRNGGPETTPIGDPCGPDSEMFYEFDFIEHDPKFGRHCHPNCDCGRFMEIGNNVFMAYKKVADGVFESLEKPNIDHGSGLERIAAAVNNDPDVFKISLLWPIVEKLQDLSGKQYDSHTESMRVIADHLRAATFMAVDGCVPSNKEQGYVMRRLLRRAVRYSFNLGIEQNFLEEVVPVIADLYEADFPEVKENRESIIAVLVKEEKAFRQTLRKGLKQMQHYIDDGLTGEELFTLYDTFGFPVELSTEEAYKQGIKLSDNWRAEFDARMAEQRQRSKTARKGQFSGGLEGHDPIHLKYHTATHLLGAALRKVLKAPDLQQHGSNITAERLRFDFNHDKLTPEEKQAVEDQVNAWIDADLPVSFAVYPTDEALKMGAIGAFGERYGDEVKVYSIGEGDNIVSFEVCGGPHVEHTGVLAEGSKRFTITKEEASAAGIRRIKAVLSEGAADAS from the coding sequence ATGAACGCTCAAGAAATTCGCCTCAAATACCTCAACTTTTACCGCAAACAGGCTCATGCAGTCATCAAGCGTGCGCCGCTGATTCTAACCGACGATCCGACAACGCTATTTACCGGTGCGGGTATGCAGCCGATGATCCCATATCTGCTGGGTGAGCCGCATCCTGAAGGCAAGCGGATCGCTGATTCGCAAACGTGCTTGCGAGCACAAGATATTGATGATATCGGCGACAACCGCCACACAACGTTTTTTGAAATGCTCGGTAACTGGAGCTTGGGCGATTATTTCAAAAAAGAGCAGATCAATTGGATGTGGACGTTCTTGACCGAAGAAATTGGGCTTGACCCGCAGCGGCTATACGTGACATGTTTCATTGGTGCGCCGGAATATAATATCGCCAGGGATACTGAAGCGGCCGAGTTATGGCAGCAGAAGTTTGTCGAAAAAGGCATCGAGGCTGGACTAGCCGATATTGGTAGCGAGGAGCAGGGCGCAGCGCGCGGTATTCATCCGGGTGAGCGGATTTTCTTTTATGATAGCAGCAAGAACTGGTGGAGTCGTAATGGTGGGCCGGAAACTACGCCGATTGGTGATCCGTGTGGGCCGGACAGCGAGATGTTTTATGAGTTTGATTTCATCGAGCATGATCCGAAGTTTGGTAGGCACTGTCATCCGAACTGTGATTGTGGTCGCTTTATGGAGATTGGTAACAATGTCTTTATGGCCTATAAAAAGGTGGCGGACGGTGTGTTTGAGTCACTAGAAAAGCCAAACATTGATCATGGCTCGGGTCTGGAGCGAATTGCGGCGGCCGTGAATAATGACCCGGACGTTTTCAAGATTAGCTTACTATGGCCAATCGTCGAGAAATTGCAGGATTTGAGCGGCAAACAGTATGATTCACATACCGAAAGTATGCGAGTGATCGCTGACCATCTGAGGGCTGCTACCTTTATGGCGGTGGATGGCTGCGTGCCAAGTAATAAGGAGCAGGGTTATGTGATGCGCCGCTTACTGCGCCGGGCGGTTCGCTATAGTTTTAACCTGGGGATCGAGCAGAATTTCCTGGAGGAGGTCGTGCCAGTGATTGCTGATTTGTATGAAGCAGATTTCCCAGAGGTTAAGGAAAACCGCGAGAGTATCATCGCTGTGCTGGTCAAGGAAGAAAAAGCCTTCCGCCAAACGCTGCGCAAAGGCTTAAAGCAGATGCAGCATTATATCGACGATGGCTTAACTGGCGAAGAGCTATTTACGCTATATGATACGTTTGGCTTTCCGGTGGAGCTGAGTACCGAGGAGGCCTATAAACAAGGCATCAAGCTTTCTGATAATTGGCGCGCTGAATTTGATGCGCGAATGGCTGAGCAGCGCCAACGCTCCAAGACAGCACGCAAGGGGCAATTTAGCGGCGGCCTGGAGGGTCACGATCCGATTCATTTGAAATATCATACGGCGACGCACTTGTTGGGGGCGGCACTGCGCAAAGTTCTGAAGGCGCCGGATTTGCAACAGCACGGCAGCAATATCACTGCTGAGCGCCTACGCTTTGATTTCAATCACGATAAATTGACGCCAGAGGAAAAACAGGCAGTAGAAGATCAAGTCAATGCTTGGATCGACGCTGATTTACCAGTCAGCTTTGCCGTCTATCCGACTGACGAGGCGCTAAAAATGGGCGCAATCGGCGCTTTTGGCGAGCGCTACGGTGATGAAGTGAAAGTTTATTCTATCGGCGAAGGCGATAATATCGTTAGTTTCGAAGTTTGCGGTGGCCCACACGTCGAACACACTGGCGTCTTGGCTGAGGGCAGTAAGCGCTTCACCATCACTAAAGAAGAGGCGAGTGCTGCTGGGATTCGGCGGATTAAGGCTGTTCTTAGTGAGGGCGCTGCAGACGCTTCTTGA